From a single Caloenas nicobarica isolate bCalNic1 chromosome 12, bCalNic1.hap1, whole genome shotgun sequence genomic region:
- the LOC135993650 gene encoding olfactory receptor 14C36-like: protein MSHVQNHALFCFCSPHANKEQMSNSRSITQFLLLALADTQELQLLPFWLFLGIYLAALLGNGLIITTIACDQYLHTPMYFFLLNLALLDLGSISITVPKSMANSLWDTTVISYAGCAAQVFFVFFLFSAEYSLLAVMSYDRYVAICKPLHYRTLLGSRACVHMAAAAWASGFLNALLHTANTFSLPLCKGNVLEQFFCETPQILKLSCSDTYLREVGLIVVSVCLAVGYFVFILLSYVQILRAVLRIPSEQGQHKAFSTCLPHLAVVSLFVSTAMFSHLKPPSISSPSLDLMVSILYSVVPPVVNPLIYSMRNQERKDALRKLMAGSCSEAAIMVEQDDVEIIVTNIVNPASFLSGNIGEPVHHDCLETIEATYSSRPDLKDNSMENTEDCFMD, encoded by the exons ATGTCCCACGTGCAGAATCACGCGCTCTTCTGCTTCTGC AGCCCACATGCCAACAaagagcaaatgtccaacagcagatCCATCACCCAATTCCTCCTCCTGGCACTTGcagacacacaggagctgcagctcttgcccttctggctcttcctgggcatctacctggcggccctcctgggcaacggcctcatcatcaccaccatagcctgtgaccagtacctccacacccccatgtacttcttcctcctcaacctcgccctcctcgacctgggctccatttccatcactgtccccaaatccatggccaactctctgtgggataccacggtcatttcctatgcaggatgtgctgcccaggtcttctttgtatttttcttgtttagtGCAGAATATTCTCTTCTCGCggtcatgtcctacgaccgctacgttgccatctgcaaacccctgcactacaggacccttctgggcagcagagcttgtgtccacatggcagcagctgcctgggccagtgggtttctcaatgctctgctgcacacggccaatacgttttcactgccgctctgcaagggcaatgtcCTGGaacagttcttctgtgaaaccccccagatcctcaagctgtcctgctcagacacctacctgAGGGAAGTTGGGTTAattgtggttagtgtctgtttagcAGTTGGGTATTTTGTGTTCATCttgctgtcctatgtgcagatcttgagggccgtgctgaggatcccctctgagcagggacagcacaaagccttttccacatgcctccctcacctggccgtggtctccctgtttgtcagcacgGCCATGTtttcccacctgaagcccccctccatctcctccccatccctggacctgaTGGTGTCcattctgtactcagtggtgcctccgGTTGTGaatcccctcatctacagcatgaggaaccaggagcgcaaggatgccctgaggaaactgatggCTGGATCATgttctgaagca GCTATAATGGTGGAACAGGATgatgtagaaatcatcgtcactaacattgtcaacccagcttctttcctcagtggtaacatcggagaaccagttcatcacgattgcctggaaaccatcgaagcaacatactccagcCGACCCGATCTAAAGGACAATTCTATGGAGAACACTGAGGACTGCTTTATGGACtga